In Vibrio bathopelagicus, the following are encoded in one genomic region:
- a CDS encoding peroxiredoxin C, whose translation MVLVGRQAPDFTAAAVLGNGEIVDNFNFAEFTKGKKAVVFFYPLDFTFVCPSELIAFDNRLEDFQAKGVEVIGVSIDSQFSHNAWRNTAIADGGIGQVKYPLIADVKHEICKAYDVEHPEAGVAFRGSFLIDADGLVRHQVVNDLPLGRNIDEMLRMVDALNFHEKNGEVCPAQWEEGKSGMDASPQGVAAFLSEHADDLSK comes from the coding sequence ATGGTACTAGTAGGTCGTCAAGCCCCTGACTTTACTGCAGCAGCTGTTCTAGGTAACGGTGAGATCGTTGATAACTTCAACTTCGCAGAATTCACTAAAGGTAAGAAAGCTGTAGTTTTCTTCTACCCACTAGACTTCACTTTCGTTTGTCCTTCAGAGCTAATCGCTTTCGACAACCGTCTAGAAGATTTCCAAGCTAAAGGCGTTGAAGTAATCGGTGTTTCTATCGATTCACAATTCTCTCACAACGCATGGCGTAACACTGCTATCGCTGATGGCGGTATCGGTCAAGTTAAATACCCTCTAATTGCTGACGTTAAGCACGAGATCTGCAAAGCATACGATGTTGAGCACCCAGAAGCAGGCGTTGCTTTCCGTGGTTCTTTCCTAATCGACGCTGACGGTCTTGTACGTCACCAAGTAGTTAACGATCTTCCACTAGGTCGTAACATCGACGAAATGCTACGCATGGTAGACGCACTAAACTTCCACGAGAAGAACGGTGAAGTTTGTCCTGCACAATGGGAAGAAGGTAAATCAGGTATGGACGCATCTCCACAAGGTGTTGCAGCATTCCTATCTGAGCACGCTGACGACCTAAGCAAGTAA